The following proteins come from a genomic window of Lolium rigidum isolate FL_2022 chromosome 5, APGP_CSIRO_Lrig_0.1, whole genome shotgun sequence:
- the LOC124655878 gene encoding WPP domain-associated protein-like, whose protein sequence is MAAAPAPAEPSLCFWVACAFFSPVRNVGWMAAFLPCLAQLEHELQQEVSGITIQGYISNLHRQFETKLCDNRNHIITLSKSWKDNVSEIAALRDELNNIVAAASDPGVKDDGEPPVVAQTNEALHYIPDFSLLKHMGGDEINGFLKTEWLKLRREHECEMQKKTEELFRLKRAKDGAALPLRKERELESIKSKLLQTISKMDGIVSRKEGLNNCFDYDEDGELCRLKDRIASLLEENERLRGLLADKRKEAKQLYSQVVDAQNSIARHSLSESKLSNQIQKLCGELDDLKIESHLKDLLEQSLLKEVFGNYENQIDDGNQEECLLQELIMEKEEQLRAMSRDRQKLKYENDQLVSIVGSTLVQHHEEFDLVNDELMMYREKVCEQELLILEFRSESSSMKSCLYEALQQINVCKEEICGLTKSLTSMSVALEEAKEQNASLDATIREMKRTSASCVDGHEGHLEFDLVSMEKLSKAYSDFESRISQSMKQSEIRLTSIMCQFNPLVQQVSVLKKKEFWYKQILEIKCSNLRKAEAEVDILGDEVDTLLSVLGKIYIALDHYSPVLKHYPGVTEILNLVQKVLKGESV, encoded by the exons atggcggcggcgccggcgccggctgaACCC AGCCTCTGCTTCTGGGTCGCCTGCGCGTTTTTCAGTCCAGTTCGGAATGTTGGTTGGATGGCTGCATTTTTGCCTTGCCTGGCA CAGCTGGAGCACGAGCTGCAGCAAGAGGTCTCCGGCATCACCATCCAGGGCTACATCAGCAACCTACACCGCCAGTTCGAGACCAAGCTCTGCGACAACCGAAACCACATCATCACGCTGAGCAAGAGCTGGAAGGACAACGTTTCCGAGATCGCAGCGCTGAGAGACGAACTTAACAATATTGTGGCAGCAGCTTCGGACCCCGGCGTGAAAGATGACGGTGAGCCTCCTGTCGTGGCACAGACGAACGAGGCCTTGCACTACATCCCGGACTTCTCGCTCCTGAAGCACATGGGCGGCGATGAGATCAACGGTTTTCTCAAGACGGAGTGGCTGAAGCTGCGAAGGGAGCACGAGTGCGAAATGCAGAAGAAGACCGAGGAGCTGTTCAGGCTCAAGAGGGCGAAAGATGGAGCTGCCCTGCCTCTAAGGAAAGAGAGGGAGCTCGAGTCCATTAAATCCAAGTTGCTTCAGACTATCTCCAAAATGGATGGCATTGTCTCGAGGAAAGAGGGACTTAATAATTGTTTTGATTACGATGAGGATGGTGAGCTGTGCAGACTAAAGGACAGAATTGCTTCTCTGCTGGAGGAGAATGAGCGTCTCCGAGGCTTGCTGGCAGATAAAAGGAAAGAGGCTAAGCAGCTATATTCACAGGTGGTGGACGCGCAGAACAGTATCGCGCGACACTCGTTGTCAGAGTCAAAACTTTCGAATCAAATTCAGAAGCTCTGCGGTGAGCTTGACGACCTAAAGATCGAGAGCCACTTGAAAGATCTACTGGAACAATCTCTGTTAAAAGAAGTATTTGGTAACTATGAAAATCAGATTGATGATGGGAACCAGGAGGAGTGCTTGCTCCAAGAGCTGATCATGGAAAAAGAAGAGCAGCTACGTGCCATGTCTAGAGACAGGCAAAAGCTCAAGTATGAGAACGACCAGCTTGTGTCTATTGTAGGTTCGACTCTGGTTCAGCACCACGAGGAATTCGACTTGGTCAACGACGAGCTTATGATGTACAGGGAGAAAGTTTGCGAACAGGAGCTACTTATCTTGGAGTTCAGAAGCGAGTCGAGTTCAATGAAGAGCTGTTTGTATGAGGCTCTGCAGCAGATCAATGTCTGCAAGGAAGAGATATGTGGGCTGACTAAGAGCTTGACTTCCATGTCTGTTGCTTTGGAGGAAGCAAAAGAACAGAATGCGTCTCTTGATGCTACTATCCGGGAaatgaagagaacatcggcatcgtGCGTCGACGGTCATGAAGGACACCTAGAATTTGACCTCGTTAGTATGGAGAAGTTGTCTAAAGCATACAGTGATTTTGAAAGCAGAATATCACAAAGTATGAAGCAAAGTGAAATTAG GTTGACTAGTATAATGTGTCAGTTCAACCCACTGGTGCAGCAAGTTTCTGTATTAAAGAAGAAGGAATTCTGGTATAAACAAATACTTGAGATTAAATGCTCGAATCTCAGGAAAGCAGAAGCAGAG GTTGATATACTTGGCGATGAGGTCGACACCCTTTTAAGTGTTCTTGGTAAAATCTATATAGCACTTGACCATTATTCTCCTGTTCTGAAGCACTATCCTGGG GTGACAGAGATTCTGAATCTAGTGCAGAAGGTGTTGAAAGGAGAAAGTGTTTAG